A window of Staphylococcus sp. 17KM0847 contains these coding sequences:
- a CDS encoding aspartate kinase encodes MKVSKFGGSSVATAEQIKKVLNIINSDDDRRIIIVSAPGKRHSKDTKTTDLLIRLYEKVTNNLDYQSKKQEVLDRYQDIIDDLELKTNLLEEINQTLEHYITSLKNEPERLLDALKSSGENFNAQLIAAYNNEQGIPTRYLSPKAAGIIVTDEPENAQILQSSYDKIKQLRQYNEKIIIPGFFGYSESDYIVTFPRGGSDITGAIVARGVKADLYENFTDVSGIYRANPTVISSPEIISEITYREMRELSYAGFGVFHDEALQPLYRYRIPVVIKNTNRPEDPGTYIVHDREINRQRVVTGISCDKGFTSINIKKYLMNRQVGFTVKILKILSDNNISFDHMPSGIDNISIIMRTSQITGKEQQVLNAIRSECQVDELSVEHDLAILMIVGEGMSALVGTANKITDALAQAHINLKMINQGSSEISMMFGISNKDAEAAVKACYTNCYLQ; translated from the coding sequence ATGAAAGTATCAAAATTTGGCGGTAGTTCTGTTGCTACTGCAGAACAAATCAAAAAAGTTTTAAATATTATTAATAGTGATGACGATAGACGTATTATCATTGTATCAGCACCCGGTAAACGTCACTCTAAAGACACTAAAACAACAGACCTTTTAATCAGACTCTATGAGAAAGTCACAAATAACTTGGATTATCAATCAAAAAAACAAGAGGTACTTGATCGATACCAAGATATTATTGATGATCTTGAACTGAAAACAAATCTTTTAGAGGAGATTAATCAAACATTAGAACACTACATCACTTCTCTTAAAAACGAACCAGAGCGCTTACTCGATGCATTGAAGTCCTCTGGAGAAAACTTTAATGCTCAACTTATTGCAGCATACAATAATGAACAAGGTATTCCTACACGTTATTTGTCACCTAAAGCAGCTGGTATTATTGTTACAGATGAACCGGAAAATGCTCAAATTCTCCAATCTAGCTATGATAAGATTAAACAATTAAGACAATATAATGAAAAAATTATTATTCCAGGCTTCTTTGGCTACTCTGAATCTGATTACATCGTCACTTTTCCTCGTGGTGGCTCAGATATTACAGGGGCTATTGTGGCACGTGGCGTAAAAGCAGATTTGTACGAAAACTTTACTGATGTGTCTGGTATTTACCGCGCTAATCCTACTGTTATCTCATCACCTGAGATTATTAGTGAAATTACATACCGTGAAATGCGTGAATTATCTTACGCAGGGTTTGGTGTTTTTCATGACGAGGCTTTACAACCGCTTTATCGCTATCGCATTCCGGTAGTCATTAAAAATACAAATCGCCCTGAAGATCCGGGAACTTACATCGTTCATGATCGTGAAATTAATCGTCAAAGAGTTGTTACAGGAATTAGCTGTGATAAAGGGTTTACAAGTATCAACATCAAAAAATATTTAATGAATAGACAGGTAGGCTTTACTGTTAAAATACTTAAAATACTTTCTGACAATAATATTTCTTTCGATCATATGCCTTCTGGCATTGACAACATCAGTATTATCATGCGTACCTCTCAAATCACAGGCAAAGAACAACAGGTATTAAACGCAATTCGTTCAGAGTGCCAGGTAGATGAGTTGAGTGTTGAACATGACCTTGCAATTTTAATGATTGTCGGAGAAGGTATGAGTGCACTTGTAGGAACAGCCAATAAAATAACAGATGCACTTGCCCAAGCCCATATTAATTTAAAAATGATCAATCAAGGTTCATCCGAAATTTCAATGATGTTTGGTATTTCGAATAAAGATGCTGAAGCTGCTGTCAAAGCATGCTACACAAATTGTTATCTTCAATAA
- a CDS encoding winged helix DNA-binding protein produces MTKDYSMDSEQIFYYESYRKKIISEVKKQYGLKLNDILFLYHLKSANSHRISLHKVKQTIDFSLMEVHKSLTALTEMGIIGKERSTEDERKVYITFTDEQYDKMIDLLNNFDQIQKNILS; encoded by the coding sequence ATGACTAAGGATTACTCAATGGATTCTGAACAGATTTTTTATTACGAATCCTATCGAAAAAAAATTATTAGTGAAGTCAAAAAACAATATGGACTCAAACTAAATGACATTTTATTTTTATACCATTTAAAATCAGCAAATAGCCATCGTATTTCACTTCATAAAGTTAAACAAACAATAGATTTTAGTTTGATGGAAGTACATAAATCATTAACTGCACTGACTGAAATGGGTATTATTGGTAAAGAACGTTCAACTGAAGATGAACGTAAAGTTTATATTACATTTACTGATGAACAATACGATAAAATGATAGATTTACTAAACAATTTTGATCAAATTCAAAAAAACATACTATCATAA
- a CDS encoding thermonuclease family protein, whose product MKKILSVVIVAIVAIIVLGVQYLNQSGPFANSNHPDKEDTYTVKRVIDGDTIIVSKPGQEDERVRLIGVDTPETVKPNTPVQPYGKAASNYTKKHLTHQQVTLEYDREKTDRYGRTLAYVWLGDDMFNVMLAKEGLARAKFYPPNDKYRILIEQAQKEAQKKQLNIWER is encoded by the coding sequence ATGAAAAAGATATTGTCAGTAGTTATAGTGGCGATTGTAGCTATTATCGTACTAGGTGTTCAATATTTAAATCAATCGGGTCCATTTGCAAACTCCAATCATCCAGACAAAGAAGATACTTATACGGTGAAACGTGTTATTGATGGTGATACAATTATTGTGAGTAAACCTGGACAAGAAGATGAACGTGTTCGATTGATTGGAGTAGATACACCAGAAACAGTGAAGCCCAACACGCCAGTACAACCCTATGGAAAAGCTGCATCCAACTACACTAAGAAACATTTGACTCATCAACAAGTGACGTTAGAATATGATCGTGAAAAAACAGATCGATATGGACGAACTTTAGCGTATGTTTGGCTTGGAGACGATATGTTCAATGTGATGTTAGCGAAAGAAGGCTTGGCACGAGCAAAATTTTATCCACCAAACGATAAATATCGAATTTTGATTGAACAAGCACAAAAAGAGGCGCAAAAGAAACAATTAAATATCTGGGAACGCTAA
- a CDS encoding acetate kinase codes for MSKLILAINAGSSSLKFQLIEMPEENLITKGLIERIGLKDSIFTIEVNGEKIKDVRDIKDHEEAVNIMLESLQKHGVINDINDIDGTGHRVVHGGETFPESALVTDQVVKDIEALADLAPLHNPANLMGINAFRKLLPNIPHVVVFDTSFHQTMPESAYLYSLPYNYYKDYGVRKYGFHGTSHKYVSQRAAELLGKPIEELRMISCHIGNGASITAIDGGESVDTSMGFTPLAGVTMGTRSGNVDPALIPFIMEKTGKTAEEVINVFNKESGLLGITGESSDLRDIEQAASEGDERAKLALEVFASRIHKYMGTYASRMHGVDVIIFTAGVGENSDVVRARVLEGLEFMGVYWDPRKNEGLRGKEAELNYPHSPVKVLVIPTNEEVMIARDVVKFGEL; via the coding sequence ATGTCAAAGTTAATTTTGGCGATTAATGCTGGTAGTTCATCACTAAAGTTTCAATTGATTGAAATGCCAGAAGAAAATCTCATTACAAAAGGTTTAATTGAGCGTATTGGATTAAAAGATTCGATTTTTACAATTGAAGTTAATGGTGAAAAAATTAAAGATGTTAGAGATATTAAAGACCATGAAGAAGCAGTTAATATTATGTTAGAAAGTTTACAAAAACATGGTGTCATCAATGATATTAATGATATCGATGGTACAGGTCACCGTGTAGTTCATGGCGGAGAAACATTCCCAGAATCAGCACTAGTGACAGATCAAGTGGTTAAAGATATTGAAGCGTTAGCAGATCTAGCACCATTGCATAACCCAGCAAACTTAATGGGAATCAATGCGTTTAGAAAACTACTTCCTAATATTCCACACGTAGTAGTATTTGATACTTCATTCCATCAAACAATGCCAGAATCAGCATATTTATATAGCTTGCCATATAACTACTACAAAGATTATGGTGTTCGTAAATATGGTTTCCATGGTACAAGTCATAAATATGTATCACAACGTGCAGCAGAGCTATTAGGAAAACCTATTGAAGAATTACGCATGATTTCTTGTCACATTGGAAACGGTGCATCTATTACTGCAATTGATGGTGGAGAATCTGTTGATACATCAATGGGCTTCACACCATTAGCAGGTGTCACAATGGGAACACGTTCAGGTAATGTAGATCCTGCACTTATTCCATTCATTATGGAAAAAACAGGTAAAACTGCTGAAGAAGTTATCAATGTATTTAATAAGGAATCTGGTTTATTAGGTATTACAGGTGAGTCTTCTGATTTACGTGATATTGAACAAGCTGCAAGTGAAGGCGATGAACGTGCAAAACTTGCATTAGAAGTATTTGCTTCACGTATTCATAAATATATGGGAACTTACGCATCACGTATGCACGGTGTAGATGTTATCATCTTTACAGCAGGTGTTGGTGAGAACTCTGATGTTGTGCGTGCACGCGTTTTAGAAGGTCTAGAATTTATGGGTGTATATTGGGATCCACGCAAAAATGAAGGATTACGTGGTAAAGAAGCAGAATTGAACTATCCACATTCACCAGTTAAAGTATTGGTTATTCCAACAAACGAAGAAGTTATGATTGCTCGTGACGTTGTAAAATTTGGTGAATTATAA
- a CDS encoding class I SAM-dependent methyltransferase, which translates to MTQTSSIMEKIFQQLDDQTKILNAQNGQSFIENLGLAMEQLYTSNRELLEQATFQDRRKAFQFAYLSQLQKEEVQANHQITPDTIGLVVGFLISKFEENAKEMHIADLGSGSGHLSATIHDTLKETSVMHHLVEVDPVLSRLSVHLANFLEIPFDVYPQDVIMPLPFEDADVVVGDLPIGYYPIDERSQMMRLGFEEGHSYAHYLFIEQAIAALKPSGYAFLVVPTHLFEGEHVKQLENFIATEAEMQAFLNLPKNLFKNEKAQKSILILQRKQQGMTKPVEVLLANIPDFKNPQMFQNFLGELQEWRSKNH; encoded by the coding sequence ATGACACAAACATCTTCCATTATGGAAAAGATATTCCAACAACTTGATGACCAAACAAAAATATTAAACGCACAAAATGGACAAAGTTTTATTGAAAACTTAGGGCTTGCTATGGAACAATTATATACATCAAACCGTGAATTACTGGAGCAAGCAACATTTCAGGATAGACGAAAAGCCTTTCAGTTTGCTTATTTAAGTCAATTACAAAAAGAAGAAGTGCAAGCCAATCACCAAATTACGCCGGATACAATTGGACTTGTTGTTGGTTTTTTAATTTCTAAATTTGAAGAAAACGCTAAGGAAATGCATATTGCAGATTTGGGAAGTGGATCAGGTCACCTTAGTGCAACAATTCATGACACATTAAAAGAGACATCCGTAATGCATCATTTAGTAGAGGTAGATCCTGTTTTATCAAGGTTAAGTGTACATCTTGCCAACTTTTTAGAAATACCGTTTGATGTATATCCACAAGATGTAATTATGCCACTACCATTTGAAGATGCAGATGTTGTTGTTGGTGATCTGCCAATTGGTTATTATCCCATTGATGAAAGAAGTCAGATGATGCGTTTGGGATTTGAAGAGGGGCATAGTTATGCGCATTATTTATTTATCGAGCAAGCTATTGCAGCATTAAAACCTTCCGGCTATGCATTTCTTGTTGTTCCAACCCATTTGTTTGAGGGAGAACATGTGAAACAGTTAGAAAATTTCATTGCAACAGAAGCCGAGATGCAAGCTTTTTTAAATTTACCAAAAAATTTATTTAAAAATGAAAAGGCACAAAAATCTATTTTAATATTACAACGTAAACAGCAGGGTATGACTAAACCTGTTGAAGTTTTATTAGCAAATATCCCAGATTTTAAAAACCCGCAAATGTTTCAAAATTTCCTTGGCGAATTACAAGAGTGGCGTTCTAAAAATCATTAA
- the tpx gene encoding thiol peroxidase, translating into MAQITFKQEPVQLLGQDVSVGDQAPDFTVVDNALQTVSLSNYEGKKKLISVVPSIDTGVCDQQTRKFNEEASNEEGYVLTISADLPFAQKRWCASNGLDNVITLSDYQSRSFAKNYGVLMDGLMLLARAVFVLDKNNKVVYKEIVSEGTDFPDFTAALEAYQNA; encoded by the coding sequence TTGGCACAAATTACATTTAAACAAGAGCCAGTTCAACTGTTAGGACAAGACGTTAGTGTAGGGGATCAAGCACCAGATTTTACAGTTGTCGATAATGCATTGCAAACTGTTTCTTTATCAAACTATGAAGGTAAGAAGAAATTAATCAGTGTAGTTCCTTCAATTGATACGGGCGTATGCGATCAACAAACGCGTAAGTTTAATGAAGAAGCAAGCAATGAAGAAGGTTATGTATTGACGATATCAGCAGACTTGCCATTTGCACAAAAAAGATGGTGTGCAAGCAATGGTCTTGATAATGTGATAACGCTGAGTGACTACCAAAGCCGTTCATTTGCCAAAAATTATGGTGTGTTAATGGATGGTTTAATGTTATTAGCTCGCGCAGTCTTTGTACTAGATAAAAACAATAAAGTTGTTTACAAAGAGATTGTTTCAGAAGGTACAGATTTTCCAGACTTTACTGCTGCATTAGAAGCATATCAAAATGCATAA
- a CDS encoding RDD family protein — translation MTEWNDSNNFNPTRIKHHTPNEQQGTMINQYELDAFFYAGFGRRFFSYIIDLIVLWAATQIILKPIYALTGIDEWQLWIDYFSVNHMLSAVIYFLYFIMMTRYFQQTLGKMILGIKVYTKDIDQLQWPDILMREWIGRIISNIMIGIPYLAIIFTPKHIGVHDYFADTVVVKQKYIQQIKASRNQMRAKTSSNRYNSEARDK, via the coding sequence ATGACAGAATGGAATGATTCAAACAACTTTAATCCTACAAGAATCAAACATCATACACCGAACGAACAACAAGGAACTATGATTAATCAGTACGAGTTAGATGCTTTCTTTTATGCTGGCTTTGGGCGCCGATTTTTTAGTTATATTATTGATTTAATCGTATTATGGGCTGCCACACAGATTATTTTAAAACCGATTTATGCATTGACAGGTATAGATGAATGGCAACTATGGATTGATTATTTTAGTGTCAATCATATGTTGAGTGCAGTAATTTATTTTTTATATTTTATAATGATGACACGCTACTTTCAGCAAACCCTCGGCAAAATGATTTTAGGCATTAAAGTTTATACTAAAGACATAGATCAACTGCAATGGCCAGATATTTTGATGAGAGAATGGATAGGTCGTATCATTTCTAATATCATGATAGGAATCCCTTATTTAGCAATTATTTTCACGCCCAAACATATAGGGGTACATGACTATTTCGCAGATACGGTTGTTGTTAAGCAAAAATATATTCAACAAATTAAAGCGAGCAGAAACCAAATGCGTGCGAAAACATCATCAAATCGATATAATAGTGAAGCGAGAGATAAATAA
- the sppA gene encoding signal peptide peptidase SppA, which translates to MSKRIVAIILAIVIVLSGILVSTVTTLASSLFSPSFSIMKDAPSTVIEEGDTSKQIAQIAVNGEIIDMGSGGLFGSSGYDHQAALKQLDTIKRDKSIKGVLLTVNSPGGSTYESDEFYQKLKEVKKSGKTIYVQMETLAASGGYYISAPADKIYAGPQTLTGSIGVISESIDYSELLNRLGVKTNTIKSGEHKDIMSPSKEMTQEERDILQSINKDSYDQFIKVIVDGRDMSESKVRRLADGRIYSAQQAKSNGLVDKIGYKDAAMRDLKKAIKTKNPQVITFDESAGGLSALYGFNSFFKGLRADIEQVKSILNNESQTRPMYKYEG; encoded by the coding sequence ATGTCCAAAAGAATTGTAGCAATTATATTAGCGATTGTTATCGTTTTGAGTGGTATTTTGGTAAGTACAGTAACAACACTTGCTTCATCGTTATTCAGTCCAAGTTTTTCGATAATGAAGGACGCACCGAGTACAGTCATTGAAGAAGGTGATACATCTAAACAAATTGCACAAATTGCAGTGAATGGTGAAATTATTGATATGGGTAGTGGAGGTTTATTTGGAAGTAGTGGTTATGACCATCAAGCAGCATTGAAACAATTAGATACGATTAAACGGGATAAAAGCATTAAAGGCGTATTATTGACGGTTAACAGTCCCGGTGGAAGTACATATGAAAGTGATGAATTTTATCAAAAGTTAAAAGAAGTTAAAAAGTCAGGTAAGACAATATACGTTCAAATGGAAACTTTAGCTGCTTCAGGGGGCTACTATATTTCAGCGCCTGCGGACAAAATTTATGCAGGACCTCAAACACTAACTGGCTCAATTGGTGTGATTTCCGAATCCATAGACTATTCAGAGCTTTTAAATCGTCTAGGTGTAAAAACAAATACGATTAAATCAGGAGAACATAAAGATATTATGAGCCCGTCAAAAGAAATGACACAAGAAGAACGTGATATTCTACAATCTATTAACAAAGATAGTTATGATCAATTTATCAAAGTGATTGTAGATGGACGTGATATGTCAGAATCTAAAGTGAGAAGATTAGCAGATGGACGTATTTATAGTGCACAACAAGCCAAAAGCAATGGTTTAGTTGATAAGATCGGTTATAAAGATGCCGCAATGCGTGACTTGAAAAAAGCAATTAAGACAAAAAATCCACAGGTTATTACATTTGATGAATCAGCTGGTGGGTTGAGTGCGCTTTATGGTTTTAATAGTTTTTTTAAAGGCTTACGTGCGGATATCGAACAAGTAAAATCTATTTTAAACAATGAATCACAAACAAGACCAATGTATAAATATGAAGGGTAG
- a CDS encoding TSUP family transporter, with amino-acid sequence MLMEWDGSLIFVVISLGFLAAFIDAVVGGGGLISIPALLAIGMPPATALGTNKLASAFGSFTSAVRFLRSGKVDLGFVAKVFPFSFLVAVCGAILAVYLPAELLKPLVIIILSGVLIYTLVKKDWGHIRTYQKLSIVKFIAFIAVLLLIAFYDGFLGGGTGSFLMFAFLFVGFDFLSAAGNAKVLNFASNIGALTLFIYLGHVDYVYGLTMALSMVAGSYTGAWFALKYGVGYVKVLFIIVTFILIIKNVFDYLQSMLL; translated from the coding sequence ATGTTGATGGAATGGGATGGGTCATTAATATTTGTGGTTATTTCATTAGGCTTTTTAGCTGCCTTTATTGATGCTGTTGTTGGAGGTGGGGGATTAATATCTATACCTGCACTACTTGCGATAGGTATGCCACCCGCAACAGCACTTGGTACCAATAAACTCGCAAGTGCATTTGGATCTTTTACAAGTGCAGTACGTTTTTTGAGATCGGGTAAAGTAGATTTAGGTTTTGTAGCAAAAGTTTTCCCTTTTTCTTTTTTAGTAGCTGTATGTGGAGCGATACTTGCTGTTTATTTACCTGCTGAACTACTTAAACCTTTAGTGATTATTATATTAAGCGGTGTCCTTATATATACTCTAGTAAAAAAAGATTGGGGTCACATTCGTACATATCAAAAGCTTTCTATCGTTAAGTTTATTGCATTTATCGCTGTATTACTACTGATTGCTTTTTATGATGGGTTTCTCGGTGGAGGTACAGGGTCTTTTCTCATGTTTGCTTTTCTCTTTGTGGGCTTTGACTTTTTAAGCGCTGCCGGAAATGCCAAAGTTCTAAATTTTGCATCAAATATTGGTGCTTTAACTTTATTTATATACCTTGGGCATGTTGATTATGTTTATGGCTTAACTATGGCTTTGAGTATGGTTGCGGGTTCATATACAGGGGCATGGTTTGCACTCAAATATGGTGTAGGTTATGTTAAAGTATTATTTATTATTGTGACGTTTATTCTTATAATTAAAAATGTATTTGACTATTTGCAAAGTATGCTACTGTAA
- the thiI gene encoding tRNA uracil 4-sulfurtransferase ThiI, translating to MIYDHILVRYGELTLKGGNRKTFVNQLRSNVKRALMPLQGYEVKANRDRMYIQLEPHADVEEMMTRISKVYGVHSISPVLKIDKTMDAIYQYAVQFAKSYTSGDSFKIEVKRSDKQFEYETFAIQRMVGGEILKNTTGLHVDVRKPMHQIMVEVRLDAVYMYDRVIQAIGGLPVGTGGKTLLMLSGGIDSPVAGMEVMRRGVTIEAIHFHSPPFTSEKAKQKVIELTRIMAERVGAIKLHIVPFTEVQKQIHKVVHERYTMTSTRRMMLRIADKVAHQVGADAIVNGENLGQVASQTLKSMYAINAVTSTPILRPLLSLDKEEIVIKAKAIGTFETSIQPFEDCCTIFTPKHPVTEPQYDKVLKYESGFDFEEMLNDAVANIETLVIDKNYNAHQEEKEIWHDDLL from the coding sequence ATGATATATGATCATATTCTTGTACGTTATGGAGAGCTTACACTAAAAGGAGGAAACAGAAAAACATTTGTTAATCAATTGCGTTCTAATGTAAAACGTGCATTAATGCCTTTGCAAGGTTATGAAGTAAAAGCCAATCGTGATCGTATGTATATTCAGCTTGAGCCACATGCGGATGTAGAAGAGATGATGACACGTATTTCAAAGGTATACGGTGTTCATTCGATCAGTCCAGTGTTAAAAATTGATAAAACAATGGATGCCATTTATCAATATGCTGTTCAATTCGCAAAAAGTTATACATCAGGAGATAGCTTTAAAATCGAAGTGAAACGAAGCGATAAACAATTTGAATATGAAACATTTGCCATTCAACGCATGGTAGGTGGAGAGATTTTAAAAAATACGACAGGTTTGCATGTAGATGTTCGAAAACCTATGCATCAAATTATGGTTGAAGTACGTTTAGATGCAGTTTATATGTATGATCGTGTTATACAAGCTATCGGAGGATTACCGGTAGGTACAGGTGGCAAGACATTACTGATGTTATCAGGAGGTATTGATTCTCCAGTTGCAGGTATGGAAGTAATGCGTCGAGGCGTGACTATAGAAGCCATTCATTTTCATAGTCCACCCTTTACAAGTGAAAAAGCAAAACAAAAAGTGATTGAATTGACACGTATTATGGCAGAACGTGTTGGTGCAATTAAACTTCATATTGTACCGTTTACAGAAGTGCAAAAACAGATTCATAAAGTCGTTCATGAGCGTTATACAATGACATCAACACGTCGTATGATGTTGCGTATCGCTGACAAAGTCGCACATCAAGTAGGCGCAGATGCTATTGTAAATGGAGAAAACTTAGGTCAAGTTGCAAGTCAAACTTTAAAAAGCATGTATGCAATAAACGCCGTGACATCAACACCGATTTTACGTCCGTTATTGTCATTGGATAAAGAAGAAATTGTGATAAAAGCTAAAGCCATTGGTACATTTGAAACATCTATTCAGCCATTTGAAGATTGCTGTACGATTTTTACACCTAAACATCCGGTAACAGAGCCACAATATGATAAAGTTTTAAAGTATGAATCAGGTTTTGATTTTGAGGAAATGTTAAATGATGCAGTGGCTAATATTGAAACTTTAGTTATTGATAAAAATTATAATGCACATCAAGAAGAAAAAGAGATATGGCATGATGATTTGTTATAA
- a CDS encoding cysteine desulfurase family protein encodes MLYFDNAATTKPDASVLESYMKVNQQFYFNPNSPHDKGQEAARLLQQARDQIKRVLHLDEETIIFTSGATESNNIALKGVAYQKKHFGRTLITSVLEHPSVLEVLRSLETEGFIIKYVNITAEGKIDLNHLKTLLSSDVILVTCMHVNNIMGQVQPIEDIAKLLKDYPKIHFHVDAVQALGKYPLMTQSVDSMALSGHKFNGLKGQGLLILKNMHNVQPTIHGGGQEYNLRSGTVNVPMDVSCAKAIRLAEDYRFELMKQLTDINKQIRDIVNSYEGVYINSPDSSSPHILNIAFPGVRGEVLVNAFSKQGVMVSTTSACSSKQAKVNEVLEAMGIEVSRILGSIRLSFDRYTTKEDIAGFGEAFEKVYEQVKELLQ; translated from the coding sequence ATGCTTTACTTTGACAATGCAGCAACGACAAAACCGGATGCTTCAGTATTAGAAAGTTATATGAAAGTCAACCAACAGTTTTATTTTAATCCTAATAGCCCCCATGACAAAGGACAGGAAGCAGCACGTTTATTACAGCAAGCACGTGACCAAATTAAAAGAGTACTACATCTTGATGAAGAGACAATTATATTTACGAGTGGCGCCACTGAATCAAATAATATCGCTTTAAAGGGCGTAGCGTATCAAAAGAAGCATTTTGGTCGTACTTTAATTACCTCCGTATTAGAACACCCATCTGTTTTAGAAGTTTTACGTTCTCTTGAAACAGAGGGATTTATCATTAAATATGTCAATATTACAGCAGAGGGTAAAATCGATTTAAACCACTTAAAAACATTACTATCTTCCGATGTCATATTGGTAACGTGTATGCATGTCAATAATATTATGGGACAAGTTCAACCCATCGAAGATATTGCTAAATTATTGAAAGATTATCCTAAAATTCACTTTCATGTTGATGCTGTTCAAGCATTAGGGAAATATCCATTGATGACTCAATCTGTAGATAGTATGGCTTTAAGCGGCCATAAGTTTAATGGATTAAAAGGGCAAGGGTTGCTTATTTTGAAAAATATGCACAATGTTCAACCGACGATACATGGGGGCGGTCAAGAGTATAATTTGCGTAGTGGGACAGTCAATGTACCTATGGATGTATCATGTGCTAAGGCGATACGCTTAGCAGAGGATTATCGTTTTGAGTTGATGAAACAGTTAACAGACATTAATAAACAGATACGTGATATTGTGAATTCGTATGAGGGCGTATATATCAACTCGCCAGATTCATCCTCACCGCATATTCTAAACATTGCATTTCCAGGCGTTCGTGGCGAAGTGCTTGTCAATGCATTCTCAAAGCAAGGTGTGATGGTTTCAACGACAAGCGCGTGTTCTTCAAAACAAGCTAAAGTGAATGAAGTACTGGAAGCCATGGGTATAGAGGTATCTCGAATTTTAGGAAGTATCCGCTTATCATTTGATCGCTATACAACGAAAGAAGATATAGCAGGGTTTGGTGAAGCGTTCGAAAAAGTGTATGAACAAGTGAAGGAGTTGTTACAATAA